One region of Streptomyces leeuwenhoekii genomic DNA includes:
- a CDS encoding PaaX family transcriptional regulator C-terminal domain-containing protein, whose protein sequence is MINVSEQHAQHAPRSLIVTFYGAYGRHVPGPVPVAELIRLLAAVGVDAPSVRSSVSRLKRRGLLLPARTEQGAAGYELSAQARQLLDDGDRRIYAAAPPGDEGWVLAVFSVPESERQKRHVLRSRLAGLGFGTAAPGVWVAPARLYEETRHALERLGLDGYVDLFRGEHLGFTPTARAVARWWDLDAIAREHEAFLDRHARVLESWRRRADTPPEDAYRDYLLALDSWRHLPYTDPGLPARLLPADWPGARSAAVFHALHERLRDAGAAYAGLPTRPDGP, encoded by the coding sequence ATGATCAACGTGTCCGAGCAGCACGCGCAGCACGCCCCGAGGTCCCTGATCGTCACGTTCTACGGCGCGTACGGCCGGCACGTGCCGGGCCCGGTGCCCGTCGCCGAGCTGATCCGGCTGCTGGCCGCGGTCGGGGTGGACGCGCCGTCCGTGCGGTCGTCGGTCTCCCGGCTCAAGCGGCGCGGGCTGCTGCTGCCGGCCCGCACCGAGCAGGGCGCCGCCGGGTACGAGCTGTCCGCGCAGGCCCGGCAGTTGCTCGACGACGGCGACCGGCGCATCTACGCCGCGGCGCCGCCCGGGGACGAGGGCTGGGTGCTGGCGGTGTTCTCCGTTCCGGAGTCGGAGCGGCAGAAGCGGCACGTGCTGCGCTCGCGCCTGGCCGGACTCGGCTTCGGCACCGCCGCGCCCGGGGTGTGGGTCGCCCCGGCCCGTCTGTACGAGGAGACGCGGCACGCCCTGGAGCGGCTGGGCCTGGACGGGTACGTGGACCTCTTCCGCGGCGAGCACCTGGGCTTCACCCCGACGGCCCGGGCGGTGGCCCGCTGGTGGGACCTGGACGCGATCGCCCGGGAGCACGAGGCGTTCCTCGACCGCCACGCGCGGGTGCTGGAGAGCTGGCGGCGGCGCGCGGACACCCCGCCGGAGGACGCCTACCGCGACTACCTCCTGGCCCTGGACTCCTGGCGCCACCTGCCGTACACCGACCCCGGGCTGCCCGCGCGCCTGCTGCCCGCCGACTGGCCGGGCGCGCGCTCGGCGGCCGTCTTCCACGCGCTGCACGAGCGGCTGCGGGACGCGGGCGCCGCCTACGCCGGTCTGCCGACGCGGCCGGACGGCCCATGA
- a CDS encoding sulfotransferase family protein, with protein MSLTRTLNRALTATTGLQVRRVPRPAPSRPAAPGARSEQPPGPAYRCPSPEDLPVERLLREPVFIISSVRSGSTLLRMMLGAHSRLHAPHELHIRHLRVDHGNAVARSATTALGLARGDLEHLLWDRVLHRELVRSGKDVIVEKTPGNAFVYQRLRDCWPDARFVFLLRHPESVARSWHESDPVKRPYEAAVTESLRYMEAVEAARAAGSGGHTVRYEDITAAPEEQMRRLCAFLGVDYEPGMLRYGRAGGGRPVRGLGDWRETIRTGEVQPGRPLPGPGEIAEALRPMCRTWGYL; from the coding sequence ATGAGTCTCACGCGTACCCTGAACCGGGCGCTCACCGCCACCACCGGCTTGCAGGTACGGCGGGTTCCCCGGCCCGCGCCGTCCCGGCCGGCGGCGCCCGGCGCCCGGTCCGAACAGCCGCCCGGGCCCGCCTACCGATGTCCCTCGCCCGAGGACCTGCCCGTCGAACGGCTGCTGCGGGAACCGGTGTTCATCATCTCCTCGGTGCGTTCCGGCTCCACCCTGCTGCGCATGATGCTGGGGGCCCACTCGCGGCTGCACGCCCCGCACGAGCTGCACATCCGCCATCTGCGGGTCGACCACGGCAACGCCGTCGCACGCAGCGCCACGACCGCCCTCGGCCTGGCCCGCGGCGATCTGGAGCACCTGCTGTGGGACCGCGTCCTCCACCGCGAACTGGTCCGGTCCGGCAAGGACGTCATCGTGGAGAAGACGCCAGGCAACGCGTTCGTGTACCAGCGCCTGCGGGACTGCTGGCCCGACGCCCGGTTCGTGTTCCTGCTGCGCCACCCGGAGTCCGTCGCCCGGTCCTGGCACGAGAGCGACCCGGTCAAGCGGCCCTATGAGGCGGCCGTCACCGAGTCCCTGCGGTACATGGAGGCGGTGGAGGCCGCCCGCGCGGCGGGATCCGGCGGCCACACCGTGCGCTACGAGGACATCACCGCCGCCCCGGAGGAGCAGATGCGCCGCCTGTGCGCGTTCCTCGGCGTCGACTACGAGCCGGGCATGCTCCGGTACGGCCGGGCGGGCGGCGGCAGGCCGGTCCGGGGTCTGGGCGACTGGCGCGAGACGATCCGCACCGGAGAGGTCCAGCCCGGGCGCCCGCTGCCGGGACCCGGCGAGATCGCCGAGGCGCTGCGCCCGATGTGCCGGACCTGGGGTTACCTGTGA